One window of the Paraburkholderia sp. PGU19 genome contains the following:
- the cheA gene encoding chemotaxis protein CheA → MTLDITQFYQTFFDEADELLAQMEQLLLNLDVGHPDPEDLAAIFRAAHSIKGGAATFGFTALTETTHILESLLDRARNNEIVLRKDMIDTFLETKDVLSGQLADYRASAEPDAAIAAAICAKLEQLHKESSGAAPAAAAPAAAAPEPAAVQGHTPEHVVEQAEQAVEAAGVWADNEPAQTGAASSDAAAGPHLKITLRGVGEKDQELLTEELGNLGRIVGQVKTGSDITLWLESDVSSDDIVAVCCFVIDESQIVIGRGAAPANGAEQGAPGASEAAQTEPANAGGMASGGAGAPAAVVQSAPAAPAPAAAQPVAQPAAAQAAAQPAAQAAPAPAEPAIVTPAAAAAPAAPKAAPASAEGDRKARPAAAANAGEGSSIRVGVEKVDQLINLVGELVITQAMLAETTSTFDPALHDRLFNGMAQLERNARDLQEAVMSIRMMPMDYVFSRFPRLVRDLAAKLGKQVELVTFGQATELDKSLIERIIDPLTHLVRNSLDHGIETVEARKAAGKDSTGQLVLSAAHHGGNIVIEVSDDGAGLRRDKILAKAAKQGITVSDTMTDDEVWNLIFLPGFSTAEQVTDVSGRGVGMDVVKRNIQSMGGHVEITSHAGKGSTTRIVLPLTLAILDGMSVKVGSEIFILPLNFVMESLQPRADDIYTVANGERVVRVRGEYLPLVALHEVFSVEDARTDPTQGIVTIMQTEGRRFAMLIDELVGQQQVVVKNLETNYRKVHGISAATILGDGSVALIVDVAALNRETRASHSASLALA, encoded by the coding sequence ATGACTCTCGACATCACTCAGTTCTACCAGACGTTCTTCGACGAAGCGGACGAGCTGCTCGCGCAGATGGAGCAGTTGCTCCTGAACCTGGACGTCGGCCATCCCGATCCCGAGGATCTGGCCGCCATCTTTCGCGCGGCACACTCGATCAAGGGCGGCGCCGCCACCTTCGGCTTCACGGCGCTGACCGAGACGACGCACATTCTCGAATCGCTGCTGGACCGCGCGCGCAACAACGAGATCGTGCTGCGCAAGGACATGATCGACACGTTCCTCGAAACCAAGGACGTGCTCTCAGGCCAGCTCGCCGACTATCGCGCGAGTGCCGAGCCGGATGCGGCCATCGCCGCCGCGATCTGCGCGAAGCTCGAACAGCTCCATAAGGAAAGCAGCGGCGCCGCGCCCGCGGCGGCGGCGCCTGCCGCGGCGGCACCGGAACCGGCAGCCGTGCAAGGCCACACGCCGGAGCACGTGGTCGAACAGGCTGAACAGGCAGTAGAGGCCGCAGGCGTTTGGGCAGACAACGAACCGGCACAGACCGGCGCTGCTTCATCCGATGCGGCTGCAGGACCCCATCTGAAAATTACGCTACGGGGCGTTGGGGAAAAGGACCAGGAACTGCTCACCGAAGAGTTGGGCAACCTGGGCCGTATCGTCGGACAGGTGAAGACGGGCAGCGATATCACGCTGTGGCTGGAATCCGATGTGTCGTCCGACGATATCGTCGCCGTGTGCTGCTTCGTGATCGACGAAAGTCAGATCGTGATCGGCCGCGGCGCAGCGCCGGCAAACGGTGCGGAACAAGGTGCGCCTGGAGCATCCGAAGCCGCGCAAACCGAGCCGGCGAATGCGGGGGGCATGGCGAGCGGCGGCGCGGGGGCGCCGGCCGCTGTCGTGCAGTCTGCGCCTGCTGCACCGGCGCCTGCCGCCGCGCAGCCGGTCGCGCAGCCCGCAGCGGCGCAAGCCGCAGCACAACCCGCAGCGCAAGCGGCGCCTGCTCCGGCCGAGCCCGCAATCGTTACACCAGCCGCCGCAGCCGCCCCTGCCGCGCCGAAGGCCGCGCCTGCATCCGCCGAAGGCGATCGCAAGGCGCGTCCGGCCGCCGCCGCGAATGCGGGCGAAGGCAGCTCGATCCGGGTGGGCGTCGAAAAGGTCGACCAGTTGATCAACCTGGTCGGCGAACTGGTGATCACGCAGGCGATGCTGGCCGAAACCACCAGCACCTTCGATCCCGCGCTGCACGACCGCCTCTTCAACGGCATGGCGCAACTGGAGCGCAACGCACGCGATCTCCAGGAAGCCGTCATGTCGATCCGCATGATGCCGATGGATTACGTCTTCAGCCGCTTCCCGCGTCTGGTGCGCGATCTGGCGGCAAAGCTCGGCAAGCAGGTTGAACTCGTCACCTTCGGTCAGGCGACCGAACTCGACAAGAGCCTGATCGAACGCATCATCGATCCTTTGACTCACCTCGTGCGCAACAGTCTCGACCACGGCATCGAAACGGTCGAGGCGCGCAAGGCTGCGGGCAAGGATTCGACGGGCCAACTGGTGCTGTCGGCCGCGCATCACGGCGGCAACATCGTGATCGAAGTCAGCGACGACGGCGCGGGCCTGCGCCGCGACAAGATTCTCGCGAAGGCCGCCAAGCAGGGCATCACCGTCAGCGACACGATGACGGACGACGAAGTCTGGAACCTGATCTTCCTGCCGGGCTTCTCGACGGCGGAGCAGGTGACGGACGTCTCGGGCCGTGGCGTGGGCATGGACGTGGTGAAGCGGAACATCCAGTCGATGGGCGGTCACGTCGAAATCACGTCGCATGCGGGCAAGGGCAGCACGACGCGCATCGTGTTGCCGCTCACGCTGGCGATTCTGGACGGCATGTCGGTCAAGGTGGGCAGCGAGATTTTCATCCTGCCGCTGAACTTCGTGATGGAGTCGCTGCAGCCGCGCGCCGACGACATCTACACCGTCGCGAACGGCGAGCGCGTCGTGCGCGTGCGCGGCGAATATCTGCCGCTCGTCGCGCTGCACGAAGTGTTCTCGGTCGAAGACGCGCGCACCGATCCGACGCAAGGCATCGTCACCATCATGCAGACGGAAGGACGGCGCTTCGCGATGCTGATCGACGAACTGGTCGGCCAGCAGCAGGTGGTGGTGAAGAACCTCGAAACGAACTACCGCAAGGTACACGGCATTTCCGCTGCGACCATCCTCGGCGACGGCAGCGTCGCGTTGATCGTGGACGTGGCGGCACTGAACCGCGAGACGCGCGCGTCGCATAGTGCGTCGCTGGCGCTCGCCTGA
- a CDS encoding response regulator: MIRHILAIDDSAAMRQILAATLTGAGYQVTLAADGDEGLENALAMPFDLVLTDQHMPGRTGLDLIAALRGNPAYRDTPILVLTTESGEPFKAAARDAGATGWIEKPLDPDMLTELVAALA; this comes from the coding sequence ATGATCAGGCACATTCTGGCAATCGACGATTCGGCAGCGATGCGGCAAATCCTTGCCGCGACGCTGACGGGTGCCGGCTATCAGGTGACGCTCGCGGCCGACGGCGACGAAGGGCTCGAAAACGCGCTGGCGATGCCCTTCGATCTCGTGCTGACCGACCAGCACATGCCCGGCCGGACGGGCCTCGATCTGATCGCCGCGCTGCGCGGCAACCCTGCTTACCGCGACACGCCGATCCTGGTCCTCACGACCGAATCCGGCGAGCCCTTCAAGGCAGCGGCGCGCGATGCGGGCGCCACAGGATGGATCGAAAAACCGCTGGACCCCGACATGTTGACCGAACTGGTCGCGGCGCTCGCCTGA
- the motB gene encoding flagellar motor protein MotB produces the protein MSKDKDRAIVVKRAAPKKGGHHGGAWKLAYADFMTAMMAFFLLMWLLSSASTVQLKGIADYFNQPLKITLWGGDRSAVDSSQIPGGGRDISTDKDGITRQTDGSINRAEHTAARADDQALQQLQGAVERREQVRLHDLQVKLMAAIEANPVLRQFKQQIRIDSTLQGLRIEIVDTQKRPMFATAQAIVQPYMHDILQAIGNTLNDVPNRIVVQGHTDAVPYAGGEKGYSNWELSADRANASRRELIAGGMDEAKVLRVLGLASTQNLNKADPLDPENRRISIIVLNKRSEDALMQDDSTSTTLSNDAAGSNKPLLQKITQPVSPPAAQPPSPPAKAPHAMQKAAEQTSAVAQRAAEPAEATDTSAAPATATQ, from the coding sequence ATGAGCAAGGACAAAGACCGCGCAATCGTTGTCAAGCGCGCAGCGCCGAAGAAGGGCGGCCATCACGGCGGCGCGTGGAAGCTCGCGTATGCGGACTTCATGACGGCGATGATGGCGTTCTTCCTGCTGATGTGGCTGCTGAGTTCGGCCTCGACGGTGCAGTTGAAGGGCATTGCCGATTACTTCAACCAGCCGCTGAAGATCACGCTGTGGGGCGGCGACCGCAGCGCCGTCGATTCGAGCCAGATCCCCGGCGGCGGCCGCGATATCTCGACCGACAAGGACGGCATCACGCGTCAGACGGACGGTTCGATCAATCGCGCCGAGCACACGGCCGCACGCGCCGACGACCAGGCGCTGCAGCAGTTGCAGGGCGCCGTCGAGCGTCGCGAGCAGGTGCGTCTGCACGACCTGCAGGTCAAGCTGATGGCCGCGATCGAGGCGAACCCGGTGCTGCGTCAGTTCAAGCAGCAGATCCGCATCGATTCGACGCTGCAGGGCTTGCGTATCGAGATCGTTGATACGCAGAAGCGCCCGATGTTCGCGACCGCGCAGGCCATCGTCCAGCCGTACATGCACGACATCCTGCAGGCGATCGGCAATACGCTGAACGACGTGCCGAACCGCATCGTCGTGCAGGGCCACACCGACGCCGTGCCGTATGCCGGCGGCGAGAAGGGCTACAGCAACTGGGAATTGTCGGCGGACCGCGCGAATGCGTCGCGCCGCGAGCTGATCGCGGGCGGCATGGACGAAGCGAAGGTATTGCGCGTGCTCGGCCTCGCGTCGACGCAGAACCTGAACAAGGCCGATCCGCTCGACCCGGAAAACCGGCGCATCAGCATCATCGTGCTGAACAAGCGCTCGGAAGACGCGCTGATGCAGGACGACTCGACGTCGACCACGCTGTCGAACGACGCCGCGGGCTCGAACAAGCCGCTGCTGCAAAAGATTACCCAGCCGGTTTCACCGCCCGCCGCGCAACCGCCATCGCCGCCCGCCAAAGCGCCGCACGCGATGCAAAAGGCAGCGGAGCAAACCAGCGCGGTCGCGCAGCGCGCGGCCGAGCCGGCTGAAGCGACAGACACGAGCGCGGCGCCTGCAACGGCGACGCAATGA
- the motA gene encoding flagellar motor stator protein MotA: MLIFVGTLVTLLSVFGGYALEGGHLGALMQPVEVLMIAGAGLGAFILGNGMKTIKATLRVIPTLFKGAKYNKDVYMELMALLYVLLAKARKEGTLTLEADIDDPQKSPIFTQYPKILADHHIVEFLTDYLRLMVGGNMNAFEIESLMDEEIETHHAEGEAPAHALMKVGDAMPAFGIVAAVMGVVHTMASADKPPAVLGEMIAQALVGTFLGILLSYGLIGPLASVAEQRVTESTKMFQCIKVTILASLNGYAPAIAVEFGRKVLFSTERPSFAELEEHVRRVKAK, encoded by the coding sequence GTGCTGATTTTCGTGGGAACACTCGTTACGCTGTTGTCCGTCTTCGGCGGCTATGCGCTGGAGGGCGGCCACCTGGGCGCGCTTATGCAGCCCGTCGAAGTGCTGATGATCGCGGGCGCGGGTCTCGGTGCGTTCATCCTCGGCAACGGGATGAAGACGATCAAGGCTACGTTGCGCGTGATTCCGACGCTGTTCAAAGGCGCCAAGTACAACAAGGACGTCTACATGGAGCTGATGGCGCTCCTCTACGTCCTGTTGGCGAAGGCGCGTAAGGAGGGCACGCTCACGCTCGAAGCGGATATCGACGATCCGCAGAAGAGCCCGATCTTCACGCAGTACCCGAAGATTCTTGCGGATCATCACATCGTCGAATTCCTGACGGATTATCTGCGCCTGATGGTCGGCGGCAACATGAATGCGTTCGAGATCGAAAGTCTGATGGACGAAGAAATCGAAACGCATCACGCCGAAGGCGAAGCGCCGGCGCACGCGCTGATGAAGGTCGGCGACGCGATGCCTGCATTCGGTATCGTCGCGGCCGTGATGGGCGTGGTGCACACGATGGCTTCCGCCGACAAGCCGCCCGCTGTGCTCGGCGAAATGATTGCGCAGGCTCTGGTCGGTACCTTCCTCGGCATTCTGCTGTCGTACGGTCTGATCGGGCCGCTCGCGAGCGTCGCGGAACAGCGCGTCACCGAGTCGACCAAGATGTTCCAGTGCATCAAGGTGACGATCCTCGCGAGCCTGAACGGCTATGCGCCCGCAATCGCTGTCGAATTCGGCCGCAAGGTGCTCTTCTCGACTGAACGCCCGTCGTTCGCCGAGCTGGAAGAGCACGTGCGCCGCGTCAAGGCGAAATAA
- the flhC gene encoding flagellar transcriptional regulator FlhC, whose amino-acid sequence MAQKSVVLEVREITLAIELIELGARLQLLEAETTLSRDRLIKLYKEVKGVSPPKGMLPFSTDWFMTWQPNIHSSLFYNIYRFMSGLGGCVTIQSIVKSYRLYLEHARMHHDEPALSLTRAWTLVRFFDSGMLQMTTCTRCRGQFVAHAHDPQHGFVCGLCAPPSRAGKTRKAADARYEEAQAALGAPLDETLEALPEAVVTAV is encoded by the coding sequence ATGGCACAGAAAAGCGTGGTGCTCGAAGTCAGGGAAATCACCCTGGCGATTGAACTGATCGAACTCGGCGCGCGCTTGCAGCTGCTCGAGGCGGAGACGACGCTGTCGCGCGACCGGCTCATCAAGCTGTACAAGGAAGTGAAGGGCGTATCGCCGCCCAAGGGCATGCTGCCGTTTTCGACCGACTGGTTCATGACGTGGCAGCCGAACATTCACTCATCGCTGTTCTACAACATCTACCGCTTCATGTCGGGGCTGGGCGGCTGCGTGACGATCCAGTCGATCGTCAAGTCCTACCGGCTCTACCTCGAACACGCGCGCATGCACCACGACGAACCGGCGCTGAGCCTGACGCGCGCATGGACGCTGGTGCGCTTCTTCGACTCCGGCATGCTGCAGATGACGACGTGCACCCGTTGCCGTGGGCAATTTGTCGCACACGCGCACGACCCGCAGCATGGCTTCGTATGCGGCCTGTGTGCGCCGCCGTCGCGCGCCGGTAAGACCCGGAAAGCCGCCGACGCGCGCTACGAGGAAGCGCAAGCGGCTCTTGGCGCGCCGCTCGACGAAACGCTCGAAGCCTTGCCTGAGGCCGTCGTCACGGCCGTCTGA
- the flhD gene encoding flagellar transcriptional regulator FlhD yields the protein MSTQSDMLNEIREVNLSYLLLAQRLLREDKPMGMFRMGISEQLADVLANLSLAQTVKLASSNQVLCRFRFDDHQILSSLADKGKSSAVAQAHSAILMAGQPVEQIG from the coding sequence ATGAGCACTCAAAGTGACATGCTCAATGAAATTAGGGAAGTGAACTTGTCCTATCTGCTACTCGCGCAGCGTCTGCTGCGCGAAGACAAGCCAATGGGCATGTTCCGCATGGGCATCTCGGAGCAACTCGCCGACGTGCTCGCCAACCTGTCGCTCGCACAGACTGTCAAGCTGGCCTCATCGAACCAGGTGTTGTGCCGCTTCCGCTTCGACGATCACCAGATCCTCTCGTCGCTGGCCGACAAGGGCAAATCGTCCGCCGTCGCCCAGGCGCACTCCGCCATCCTGATGGCGGGCCAGCCCGTCGAACAGATCGGCTGA
- a CDS encoding glycosyltransferase family 4 protein — MRIAQIAPLYEAVPPKLYGGTERVVSYLTEALVDLGHDVTLFASGDSVTSAKLEASWPRALRLDPTIRDALAPHMLLLEKVRKVAHEFDVLHFHLDYLPFPLFSTLDTPFVTTLHGRLDLPELQPVFDTFTDAPVISISDSQRLPLQQANWLNTIYHGLPEQLLTPQTHKKPEYLAFLGRICPEKRVDTAIKIAAQSGLPLKIAAKVDKVDQEYFKTEIEPLLSMAHVEFIGEINEAQKPDFLSGAKALLFPIDWSEPFGLVMIESMACGTPVIAFNRGSVPEVIDHGVTGFICEDVQGAVAALQRIDDLSRTEIRSQFERRFSSKIMAQNYVDSYSAMLEATRRPMLRRVAVG, encoded by the coding sequence ATGCGAATCGCACAAATCGCACCGTTGTACGAAGCTGTCCCACCGAAACTCTATGGCGGCACAGAACGCGTCGTGTCGTATCTGACCGAGGCTCTGGTCGATCTGGGTCACGATGTGACGCTCTTCGCGAGCGGCGATTCGGTGACGTCCGCAAAACTCGAAGCGTCGTGGCCGCGCGCGCTGCGTCTGGATCCGACGATCCGCGACGCACTCGCCCCGCACATGCTGCTGCTCGAGAAGGTTCGCAAGGTCGCGCATGAGTTCGACGTGCTGCACTTCCACCTCGATTATCTGCCGTTCCCGCTCTTCTCGACGCTGGACACGCCGTTCGTGACGACGCTGCACGGCCGTCTGGACCTGCCGGAACTGCAACCGGTGTTCGATACGTTCACCGATGCACCCGTGATCTCGATTTCGGATTCGCAGCGTCTGCCGCTGCAGCAGGCCAACTGGCTCAACACGATCTATCACGGCCTGCCGGAGCAGCTGCTTACGCCGCAAACGCACAAGAAGCCGGAATACCTCGCGTTCCTGGGTCGGATCTGTCCGGAAAAGCGCGTCGATACAGCCATCAAGATCGCCGCGCAAAGCGGTCTGCCGCTGAAGATCGCCGCCAAGGTGGACAAGGTCGATCAGGAATACTTCAAGACGGAAATCGAGCCGTTGCTGTCGATGGCGCACGTCGAGTTCATCGGCGAGATCAACGAGGCGCAGAAGCCGGATTTCCTGTCGGGCGCGAAGGCGCTGCTGTTCCCGATCGACTGGTCGGAGCCGTTCGGCCTGGTGATGATCGAGTCGATGGCTTGCGGCACGCCGGTGATCGCGTTCAACCGTGGTTCGGTGCCGGAAGTGATCGACCACGGCGTGACGGGCTTCATCTGTGAAGACGTGCAAGGCGCCGTGGCCGCGCTGCAACGTATCGACGACCTGTCGCGCACGGAAATCCGATCGCAGTTCGAGCGACGTTTCAGCTCGAAGATCATGGCGCAGAACTATGTCGACAGCTATTCGGCGATGCTGGAAGCAACGCGCCGTCCGATGCTGCGCCGCGTGGCGGTGGGTTGA
- a CDS encoding H-NS histone family protein, whose amino-acid sequence MSQYADLKAQIARLQQEADEARRSEVGNVIAEIRQKIAEYGLNAHDLGFAEAARRGRPPKKAPLPAKYQDPKSGNTWSGRGKPPKWIAGKNRERFLIGQA is encoded by the coding sequence ATGTCACAATACGCAGATCTCAAGGCGCAGATTGCTCGTTTGCAGCAGGAAGCGGACGAAGCGCGTCGTAGTGAAGTAGGCAATGTGATTGCCGAAATCCGCCAGAAAATCGCCGAGTACGGCCTTAACGCGCATGACCTCGGTTTTGCCGAGGCGGCTCGCCGCGGACGCCCGCCCAAAAAGGCGCCGTTGCCCGCGAAGTATCAGGATCCGAAGTCGGGCAACACATGGAGCGGCCGGGGAAAGCCGCCCAAGTGGATTGCCGGCAAGAACCGCGAGCGCTTTCTGATCGGCCAGGCCTAA
- a CDS encoding PXPV repeat protein yields MKRIVTHMLVAVGLAAGACGVAQAHSNLSIGLSLGTPAPAYVAPAYVAPAPQPVYYGNRYWGDHRYDGYRHDRGWDRDRWDHGNRWDNNNGYRGNDNHRGGYRD; encoded by the coding sequence ATGAAGCGCATCGTCACTCACATGCTCGTTGCAGTTGGCCTCGCCGCTGGCGCATGCGGTGTCGCACAGGCGCACTCGAATCTGAGCATCGGCCTGTCGCTCGGGACGCCTGCCCCTGCCTACGTCGCTCCCGCTTACGTCGCACCCGCGCCGCAGCCGGTGTACTACGGCAACCGGTATTGGGGAGACCACCGCTACGATGGCTATCGACATGACCGCGGCTGGGATCGCGACCGCTGGGATCATGGAAACCGTTGGGATAACAACAATGGCTACCGAGGGAACGACAACCACCGGGGCGGCTATCGTGACTAA
- a CDS encoding Cof-type HAD-IIB family hydrolase, producing MYKVIASDLDGTLLNSNHQVDPFTISTVRTLEAQGIHIVIATGRHYSDVAGIRDVLGIRPYLITSNGARVHSPDDEMIFADDLQANVVQQLVKPEIAGEHGRVIVNLFADREWLIDRDAPELLRYHQDSGFTYNVTDLQQHDGADIAKALYIGDPEDLAVVAANLERTFGEALYVTYSLPDCLEVMTANVSKGRALQFVLDRLNVPAAKCVAFGDNMNDIDMLETAGHPFMMNNANPDLIKRLPNVPRIGNNSEAGVARHLRKLFELDDQLTA from the coding sequence ATGTACAAAGTCATCGCCAGCGATCTTGATGGAACGCTGCTGAACAGCAACCATCAGGTGGACCCCTTCACGATCAGCACGGTGCGCACGCTCGAAGCGCAAGGCATACATATCGTGATCGCGACGGGGCGCCACTATAGCGACGTCGCGGGAATTCGCGATGTGCTGGGTATCCGGCCATATCTGATCACATCGAACGGCGCGCGAGTCCATTCGCCCGACGACGAAATGATCTTCGCCGACGACCTTCAGGCGAACGTGGTCCAGCAACTGGTGAAGCCGGAGATCGCGGGCGAGCATGGGCGCGTGATCGTCAATCTGTTCGCCGACCGGGAATGGCTGATCGATCGCGACGCGCCTGAGCTGTTGCGCTATCACCAGGACTCGGGCTTCACCTACAACGTGACCGATCTGCAGCAGCACGACGGCGCGGATATCGCGAAGGCGCTGTACATTGGCGATCCCGAGGATCTTGCCGTGGTCGCGGCCAACCTCGAGCGCACCTTCGGCGAGGCGCTTTACGTCACGTATTCGTTGCCGGACTGTCTGGAGGTGATGACGGCGAATGTGTCGAAGGGGCGCGCGCTGCAGTTCGTTCTCGACCGGCTGAATGTTCCGGCGGCGAAGTGCGTCGCATTCGGCGACAACATGAACGACATCGACATGCTGGAAACGGCGGGTCATCCGTTCATGATGAACAACGCGAATCCTGATCTCATCAAGCGGCTGCCCAATGTGCCGCGTATCGGCAACAACTCCGAAGCGGGCGTCGCGCGCCATCTGCGCAAGCTGTTCGAACTGGACGACCAACTGACGGCGTAA
- a CDS encoding BadF/BadG/BcrA/BcrD ATPase family protein, translating into MNQDLYLIGVDGGGTGTRVVLADAAGQELAQGAAGPSGLALGVERAWEAILAASAQACERAGVTADWPRFVFGCGLAGVNNRDWLAAFRAKAPALAGLAIESDAYSTLLGAHGGEPGVIVALGTGSVAAVLDHNGQSRMVAGYGYPSADEAGGAWLGLRAIVHAQQALDGRVPADELSQALIEHVGASDRDGLVVWLCDANQTAYASLAPVVVAHREHPFAARLLREAGQEIGKMIAALDPSGTLPVALCGGLGKPLSEYVPAPYRERLRAPLSDSAHGALQMARREAAQIGGA; encoded by the coding sequence ATGAATCAAGACCTCTATCTGATCGGCGTCGACGGTGGCGGCACCGGCACGCGTGTCGTGCTGGCGGACGCCGCAGGGCAGGAACTCGCGCAAGGCGCGGCGGGGCCGTCCGGCCTGGCGTTGGGCGTCGAGCGCGCGTGGGAGGCGATACTGGCCGCGAGCGCGCAAGCGTGCGAGCGCGCCGGCGTCACCGCCGACTGGCCGCGCTTCGTGTTCGGCTGCGGGCTCGCGGGCGTCAACAACCGCGATTGGCTGGCGGCATTTCGCGCGAAGGCGCCGGCGCTCGCCGGTCTCGCGATCGAAAGCGACGCCTATTCGACCTTGCTCGGCGCGCACGGCGGCGAGCCGGGCGTGATCGTCGCACTGGGAACGGGCAGCGTCGCGGCGGTGCTGGATCATAACGGTCAAAGCCGCATGGTCGCCGGCTACGGCTATCCGTCTGCTGATGAAGCCGGCGGTGCCTGGCTCGGCCTGCGCGCCATCGTCCATGCGCAGCAGGCGCTCGACGGCCGCGTTCCCGCCGACGAACTCTCGCAGGCATTGATCGAGCACGTCGGCGCGTCCGATCGCGACGGGCTGGTCGTCTGGCTGTGCGACGCGAACCAGACGGCTTATGCGAGCCTCGCGCCCGTCGTCGTCGCGCATCGCGAGCATCCATTTGCCGCCCGGTTGCTGCGCGAAGCCGGTCAAGAGATCGGCAAGATGATTGCGGCGCTCGACCCGTCCGGAACCTTGCCCGTCGCGCTGTGCGGCGGGCTTGGCAAGCCGCTGAGCGAGTACGTGCCCGCGCCTTATCGCGAGCGCCTGCGGGCGCCTCTTTCGGATTCGGCGCACGGCGCGTTGCAGATGGCTAGGCGGGAGGCCGCGCAGATCGGCGGCGCATGA
- a CDS encoding DNA-3-methyladenine glycosylase I, with the protein MLAWPDRRAINQPCRSLNVAEQRCNWATTSEALAHYHDTEWGVPSRNDQHLFEMLVLEGAQAGLSWSTILNKRAGYRRAFSNFDIDKVARFTPQKIDALVLDEGIVRHRGKIESTVLNAKAVRQIQMEHGSLADFVWSFVDNTPIQNAWTSYTQAPASTDVSDALSKALKGYGCKFVGTTICYSFMQAVGMVNDHQTDCACYSRCALLGKKGRKKSAK; encoded by the coding sequence ATGCTGGCGTGGCCCGACAGACGGGCGATCAACCAACCATGCAGGAGCCTGAACGTGGCGGAGCAGCGATGCAACTGGGCGACGACGAGCGAAGCGCTCGCACATTATCACGACACCGAATGGGGCGTCCCTTCTCGCAATGACCAGCATCTGTTCGAGATGCTGGTGCTCGAAGGCGCGCAGGCCGGGCTGTCGTGGTCGACGATTCTGAACAAACGCGCCGGATACCGGCGCGCCTTCTCGAACTTCGACATCGACAAGGTCGCCCGCTTCACGCCGCAAAAGATCGACGCGCTCGTACTCGATGAGGGTATCGTGCGCCATCGCGGCAAGATCGAGTCGACGGTTCTCAATGCCAAAGCGGTCAGACAGATTCAGATGGAGCATGGATCGTTAGCGGATTTCGTGTGGTCGTTCGTCGATAACACGCCGATCCAGAACGCCTGGACGAGCTACACGCAAGCGCCGGCGTCGACGGATGTGTCGGACGCGCTCAGCAAAGCGCTCAAAGGCTATGGCTGCAAATTTGTGGGCACAACCATCTGCTACTCGTTTATGCAGGCAGTCGGTATGGTCAACGACCATCAGACCGATTGCGCCTGCTATTCGCGGTGCGCTCTGCTCGGGAAGAAAGGCCGCAAAAAGAGCGCGAAATGA
- the rpsU gene encoding 30S ribosomal protein S21, producing MTTILLKENEPFEVAIRRFRRAIEKNGLIAELRERQAYEKPTTARKRKKAAAVKRLHKRLRSQMLPKKLH from the coding sequence ATGACGACGATTCTTCTGAAGGAAAACGAGCCGTTCGAAGTGGCAATCCGCCGCTTCCGCCGCGCAATCGAAAAAAATGGCCTGATCGCAGAACTGCGTGAGCGCCAGGCGTACGAAAAGCCGACGACGGCACGTAAGCGCAAGAAGGCAGCTGCAGTGAAGCGCCTGCACAAGCGCCTGCGCAGCCAGATGCTGCCGAAGAAGCTGCACTAA